The stretch of DNA CCGCAGGGCCAGCACCCCGAAACCTTCGAGCAGTTCTGGGATGTAGACCGATTCCCCGGCCGGCGCGGTCTGCGCTCGCGGATCAGCGAGAACCTCGAGATGGCGCTGCTGGCCGACGGCGTGGCGCCGGATGCGCTCTACCCGCTGGATATCGAACGCGGTTTCGCCGCGCTCGATCGTATCAAGCCGCATGTGCGCAAGTGGATCGAGACCACGCCGCAGACGGTGAGCCTGATCGCCAGTGGCGATCTCGATTTCACCTACACCTATCTCAGCCGCGTCTTGCCCGCGCAACGCGCCGGTACGTCGGTGGCGATGTCGATGAAACAGACGCTCAACAGTCTGGAATATCTCGCCGTGCCGCGGCATGGGCGTAACACCGAAGCGGCCATGCAATACGTGAATTTCTGCCTGCAGCCCGAAAACCAGGCGAAATTCTGCGAGATGGTCGAATTCTCTCCCAATGCCGAAAAGGCGCTGTCGCTGGTCGATGCGGATGCCCGCGCGCGGATGCCGGACATGAACAGCGCCAATGCGATCGTCATCGACGACGAATGGTGGGGCGAGCATTTCGACGATCTGCAGCGTCGCTTTACCGAGTGGATGTTGATGTAGGTCGCGACATCGTCCGGCCGCCACGAAGCGGCCTTGGTCTGCGCATTGGAGCCGGCGCCCTGTGGCCGTGCTCCGAAGCGTGTTCGAACCCACTGGATTGACGATGGCAGACACGATCAAAACGCGTACCACCGTTGCCCTGCTGGTGCCGCTCGGCGCCCTGCTGCTGGCCATGTTCCTGTGGCCGCTCGGCTATGTCGGCTGGACCAGCTTCTATGACGGCGGCTTCACCACCCAGGGCTATGCCCAGGTTCTGACCAGCGGTCTCATCCGCAAGGTGGCATGGAATACGTTGAGTATCAGCCTGTGGTCGACGGCCGTGGCGCTGCTGCTGGGCTATGCGCTGGCCATGCATATCACGCGGATGCCGCGCCATCGCCGCGCGCCGTATCTGGTCATGGTGATGCTGCCATTCTGGACCAGCATTCTGGTCAAGAGTTTTGCCTTGACCGTGGTGCTGGGCGACCAGGGGTTCGTCACCCAGCTGCTGCGTTGGCTGAGTGGCGGCTACTGGCACCCGCAGCTGATGTTCAATCGCTTCAGCGTGGTCGTGGGCATGACCAATTATCTGCTGCCGTTCATGGTGCTGCCGGTGATGGCCAGCCTCGAAAGCCAGGATGCGAATCTCGAGCGCGCGGCCCGCATCATGGGGGCCGGGCCGCTGCGCATCTTCTTTCGGGTGACATTGCCGTTGAGCCTGCCCGGCGTGTTCGCCGGCATTCTGATGTGTCTGACGCTGTCGATGGGCATGTACATCACACCCGCATTGCTGGGCGGCAGCAGCGACATGATGTTGTCGAACCTGATCGACTTCTATACCCGGCAATCGCTCGACTGGGTGCTGGCCACCTCGATCGCCATGATGCTGTTGTTGATTTCGGCCGTGCTGATGCTGCTGTTGGTACGCGCCCAGGCCAGCCGTGAGGTGGCACGATGAGCCGCGCGGGCGCACAACGGCATCGGCAACGCCTGGCCGAAACCGGCTGGCGCTGGTTCGGGCGATGCATGGCCTGGATGGGGTATGTGTTTCTGGTGCTGCCGAGCCTGATCGTGATCCCGATCGCCTTCAGCGGTAGCAGCGAACTGAGTTTCCCGCCCAAGACGTTCTCGCTGGAACTGTTTCGCGAATTCTTCACCGATCCGGGCTGGACGGATGCGGCGATCATGAGTCTGATCGCGTCGAGCCTGACCACCGTGCTGTCACTTGCGATCAGCCTGCCGGCCGCCTACGCGCTGGTACGCGGTCGCCTGGTCGGCAAGAAGCTGCTCGAGACCCTGTCGCTGGCGCCGATGCTCGTGCCGACCGTGGTGCTGGGTCTGGGCATGTATATGGGGCTGTCCAAGCTCGGGCTGGTCGACAGCCTGCTGGGCGTAGTGCTCGGGCATACCGTATTCGTCACCCCGTTCGTGATCGTGGCGCTGACGTCCGGCCTGCGCCAGACCGATCCCGCCCTGGAGAACGTTGCGCTCATGATGGGTGCGAGCCGGCGACGCATCTTCTTCGAGGTGGTGCTGCCACAGATCCGGCCGAGCATCGTCATCGGCGCGCTGTTCGCGTTTTTGATCTCCTTCGATGAAGTCATCATCGCCTACTTCATCACCGGGCCGGATTCGACGACGCTGCCGGTACGCATGTACAGCGCGATCCGTTGGGAAATATCGCCGGTACTGGCGGCTGTGTCGGCGTTGCTGACTGGCATATCGCTGCTGGTGTGTCTCGGCGTCATGCGTCTGCAGGCCGCCGACAAGACCAACCAGAAGCCCACCATCGCCCCGGACGACGCCCGATGACAGATCAACAATTCGATGCAGTGGTGGTCGGCGGCGGCCACAACGGCCTGGTCTGCGGCACCTATCTGGCCCGTCAGGGCCATAAGGTCTGCGTGCTCGAGCGGCGCGACATCGTCGGCGGCGCGGCAGTCAGTGAAGCGGTCTGGCCCGGCTATCGGGTATCGACCGGTGCCTACACCATGGCCTTGCTGCAGCCGCGCATCATTCAGGAACTGGATCTCGCGCGCGAAGGCTTCGAAGTGCTCGTGCCGCCGCCGATGGTGCATTTCTACGACCGCGAACGGTATCTGGTGCTGCACGGCGACAGCGAACGCCTGCATGCAGAACTGGCGCGCTACAGCCGCGTCGATGCGGATGCCTATCCGGACTATGTGCAGACCATGAAGGCCATCGGCGAGGTGGTCTCGCGCATGCTCTGGGAGATTCCGCCCGACCCGGGATCGTCGAAGCTGAGCGAGCGCGTGCGGCTGGCCCGTTTTGCCTGGAAGAACCGCAATCTTGGCGCGGTCTTCTACGACGTCTACGAGCTGATGACGCTCAGCGGCTACGACTGGCTCAAGCGCTGGTTCGTCAGCGACGAAGTGATTACCGCGCTGGGCTTCTATGTCGCCTGCAGCGGCGCAGCGACGACGCTCTCGGCGCCCGGTTCAGCCTATATCCTGCTGCGCGGATTCATTCGCGACAACACGACCGCCGCCGGGCCCAGCGGGTTCGTGCGTGGCGGCATGGGCTCGATTTCCGAAGCAATCGCCGCAGCCGGCCGGCGCCACGGCCTGATCATTCGTACGAACGCCCAGGTACGCAACGTAATCCTGCACGATGGCCGTGCCCAGGGTGTGGTACTCGAGGACGGCAGCGAGATCCGCGCGCGAGCGGTGGTCTCCAACGTGCCGTCCAAACTGCTGTTCGGTTCGATGGTCGACGCCGAGGCGCTGGATGCGGATTTCACCCGGCGCGTCGGGCGTATCCGCGACCGCTCGGCGGCGTTCAAGATCAACTTCGCCTTGCGTCGGCTGCCCAGCTTCACCGGCTTCGAGCCCGAGCGCAGCGGGTTTGCCTATCCGGCCCAGCTGCGCATTGCCCCGTCGACGCGCTATTTCGAACAATCCTTCGACGCGGCCAAGTATGGCCGTATCGCACAGAATCCGGCACTGGTGCTGACCACACCGAGCGTCGTCGACGACAGCGTCGCGCCGTCAGGGCGTCATCTCATGCACGTGTTCGGCCAGCATGCGCCCTACGCGCTGGAAACGGGCGCCTGGGATGACGATGCGCGCAAGCGGCTGTATGCCAACGCCGTCGACACGATTACGCAGTACGCGCCCGACTTCGCCGACTGCATCGACGATTGCCAGGTGCTTTCGCCGCACGATATCGAACAGCACTTTCTCCTGCCCGGCGGGCACGTGCACCACGGCGAGCTCAGTGCCGACCAGATTCTTTTCAATCGCCCGGTTCATGGCAGTGCGGCCTATCGCACGCCCGTGGATGGGCTTTTCCAGTGCGGGGCATCGGCGCATCCGGGCGGCGGGGTGACCGGCGTGCCCGGCTACAACGCCGCGCGGGTGGTGCTCAAGGCACTCGGCCGTTCGCGCCAGAGGAGGACTTAGCATGCATATGGTCGAACTCAAGGGGGTCTCCAAGGCATTCGGCGATGTCGATGCCGTGTCCAACGTGGATCTGACGATTCGCGAGGGCGAGTTCGTGACCCTGCTCGGGCCGAGCGGCTCCGGCAAGACGACCCTGCTCAATCTCATCGCCGGCATGGCCACGCCGAGCGCCGGACGTATCGAGATACGC from Salinisphaera sp. T31B1 encodes:
- a CDS encoding NAD(P)/FAD-dependent oxidoreductase; this encodes MTDQQFDAVVVGGGHNGLVCGTYLARQGHKVCVLERRDIVGGAAVSEAVWPGYRVSTGAYTMALLQPRIIQELDLAREGFEVLVPPPMVHFYDRERYLVLHGDSERLHAELARYSRVDADAYPDYVQTMKAIGEVVSRMLWEIPPDPGSSKLSERVRLARFAWKNRNLGAVFYDVYELMTLSGYDWLKRWFVSDEVITALGFYVACSGAATTLSAPGSAYILLRGFIRDNTTAAGPSGFVRGGMGSISEAIAAAGRRHGLIIRTNAQVRNVILHDGRAQGVVLEDGSEIRARAVVSNVPSKLLFGSMVDAEALDADFTRRVGRIRDRSAAFKINFALRRLPSFTGFEPERSGFAYPAQLRIAPSTRYFEQSFDAAKYGRIAQNPALVLTTPSVVDDSVAPSGRHLMHVFGQHAPYALETGAWDDDARKRLYANAVDTITQYAPDFADCIDDCQVLSPHDIEQHFLLPGGHVHHGELSADQILFNRPVHGSAAYRTPVDGLFQCGASAHPGGGVTGVPGYNAARVVLKALGRSRQRRT
- a CDS encoding ABC transporter permease is translated as MSRAGAQRHRQRLAETGWRWFGRCMAWMGYVFLVLPSLIVIPIAFSGSSELSFPPKTFSLELFREFFTDPGWTDAAIMSLIASSLTTVLSLAISLPAAYALVRGRLVGKKLLETLSLAPMLVPTVVLGLGMYMGLSKLGLVDSLLGVVLGHTVFVTPFVIVALTSGLRQTDPALENVALMMGASRRRIFFEVVLPQIRPSIVIGALFAFLISFDEVIIAYFITGPDSTTLPVRMYSAIRWEISPVLAAVSALLTGISLLVCLGVMRLQAADKTNQKPTIAPDDAR
- a CDS encoding ABC transporter permease; protein product: MADTIKTRTTVALLVPLGALLLAMFLWPLGYVGWTSFYDGGFTTQGYAQVLTSGLIRKVAWNTLSISLWSTAVALLLGYALAMHITRMPRHRRAPYLVMVMLPFWTSILVKSFALTVVLGDQGFVTQLLRWLSGGYWHPQLMFNRFSVVVGMTNYLLPFMVLPVMASLESQDANLERAARIMGAGPLRIFFRVTLPLSLPGVFAGILMCLTLSMGMYITPALLGGSSDMMLSNLIDFYTRQSLDWVLATSIAMMLLLISAVLMLLLVRAQASREVAR
- a CDS encoding ABC transporter substrate-binding protein codes for the protein MNKDDHNEKGADTVLNRGLSRRGFVKSVGAIAAASAVGTVGWPGIVSAKSKSINVTCWGGAYEDAVRTSFAQPFEKATGIRVNLVNNADLARMKVQVQNRRISWDVFDSIGPQIMAGSKQGMWEKIDTSIVDTSGLIQQTGDDNVGTYFYAGGIGFDPKRNPQGQHPETFEQFWDVDRFPGRRGLRSRISENLEMALLADGVAPDALYPLDIERGFAALDRIKPHVRKWIETTPQTVSLIASGDLDFTYTYLSRVLPAQRAGTSVAMSMKQTLNSLEYLAVPRHGRNTEAAMQYVNFCLQPENQAKFCEMVEFSPNAEKALSLVDADARARMPDMNSANAIVIDDEWWGEHFDDLQRRFTEWMLM